The stretch of DNA GGCCTTTGTGTCCTTTGGTACCATCATCAGTCGAAACGTACAGTTCGTCACTGTGTTGTTTTATTCTGTTTTCAAACACAATTTGCTCATGGGTTTGGGCACCAATTACCGAAATTATATGGTTACCAGCTTTCTTGAGGGCCTTAACAAGGTTGAAAGCTGTTGCAGCGCCTACTCCTCCACAAACAACTGCTACTGTACCATAGTTTTTAATGACACTAGGAGTCCCCAAAGGACCTGAAACGTCAAGAATTTTATCTCCAACCTGAAGAGCCCCAAGCAGTTTTGTCGTTAATCCAATTTCATCAAAAACTAGGGTAATTGTTCCTTTTGTTGGGCTCCAGTCTGCAATAGTTAATGGAATTCGCTCACCTTTTTCATGAACTCGAAGGATAACAAATTGTCCAGGTTTTGTTTTTTGTGCAATTAAGGGGGCTTTGATTTCTAGCAGTTTGATTTGTGTAGCAACTTCAGTTTTCTTAATAATTTCGTACATGT from Candidatus Bathyarchaeum sp. encodes:
- a CDS encoding sulfide/dihydroorotate dehydrogenase-like FAD/NAD-binding protein; this translates as MYEIIKKTEVATQIKLLEIKAPLIAQKTKPGQFVILRVHEKGERIPLTIADWSPTKGTITLVFDEIGLTTKLLGALQVGDKILDVSGPLGTPSVIKNYGTVAVVCGGVGAATAFNLVKALKKAGNHIISVIGAQTHEQIVFENRIKQHSDELYVSTDDGTKGHKGLVNDVLKNLIDANYNFSLVYAIGPPLMMKAVVELTKSCGIKSVVSLNCIMVDGCGMCGACRITVGDKTQFACIDGPEFDGNIVDFDELTLRLNVFRQKETQALKNYEKSL